One genomic region from Drosophila busckii strain San Diego stock center, stock number 13000-0081.31 chromosome 3R, ASM1175060v1, whole genome shotgun sequence encodes:
- the LOC108603431 gene encoding ornithine decarboxylase 1 isoform X1, with protein sequence MQMVLEAGVTGDRIIFAHPCKPLSHLQYAQQHQINISTVDTEFELFKLKQHFPNSDIVLRFRSDAKICGWPLGKKFGCEAQTDTAALILLARSLQLKIAGTSFHVGCECEDLEAFVRALSTARELYDVGKMLGYDMNFVDIGGGYHGGNNEFFKKIAKTISSSLDLYFGNEPIKCISEPGRYFVEAAFTLVCKITGKREMRNALGQLESIMYFINDGKYGSFIDTGRDFSNVMYFSENHLEQQKYKTTIWGPTCDSTDKIVDNLYLPRLHRGDLLAFPNMGAYTLCLASKFNGIPLPKVVYYQQQN encoded by the exons ATGCAAATG GTGCTTGAAGCTGGCGTAACTGGTGATCGCATTATATTTGCACATCCTTGCAAGCCGCTGTCTCATTTACAATATGCTCAACAGCATCAGATTAATATCAGCACTGTTGATACCGAATTTGAATTATTCAAGCTAAAACAACATTTTCCAAATTCAGA catTGTTTTACGTTTTCGCAGCGATGCCAAAATTTGCGGCTGGCCATTGGGTAAAAAATTTGGCTGTGAAGCGCAGACGGATACTGCAGCCTTAATACTGCTGGCTAGAAGCCTTCAACTAAAG ATTGCAGGCACCAGTTTTCATGTTGGCTGTGAGTGCGAAGACTTGGAGGCCTTTGTACGCGCCTTGAGCACAGCTAGAGAGCTCTATGATGTTGGCAAAATGCTGGGCTATGATATGAACTTTGTGGATATTGGAGGTGGTTATCATGGCGGTAACAATGAGTTTTTCAAAAAG ATAGCCAAAACAATCAGCAGCTCGCTTGATCTATACTTTGGCAACGAGCCCATCAAGTGCATATCCGAGCCGGGTCGTTATTTTGTTGAAGCTGCTTTTACACTCGTCTGCAAGATTACGGGCAAACGTGAAATGCGCAATGCTCTTGGACAGCTGGAGAgcattatgtattttataaatgatGGCAAATATGGTTCATTTATTGATACTGGCAGAGATTTTAGCAATGTCATGTATTTTTCG gAAAACCATTTGGAGCAGCAAAAGTACAAAACAACTATTTGGGGTCCAACATGTGATTCTACGGACAAG ATTGTTGATAACTTGTATCTGCCAAGACTACATCGTGGAGATCTGTTAGCCTTTCCGAATATGGGCGCCTATACGTTATGTCTGGCTTCAAAATTTAATGGCATACCATTGCCAAAAGTTGTTTACTATCAGCAGCAGAACTAG
- the LOC108603430 gene encoding N-sulphoglucosamine sulphohydrolase: MYVNILYPSLLLLLLLGSGNCAAESPQNVLLLLADDAGFEMGAYLNKYCQTPNLDALAKQGLLFNNAFSSVSSCSPSRAQLLTGQASHASGMYGLHQGVHNFNVLPEINSLPNVLREQSNGRVLSGIIGKKHVGSAANFRFDYEQTEEQHSINQIGRNITNIKHYAREFLAQAKREQRPFFLLVGFHDPHRCGHITPQFGEFCERWGSGELGMGSIPDWKPIYYDWRNLQVPAWLPDTDIVRQELAAQYMTISRLDQGVGLLLRELQSAGLAESTLVIYTSDNGPPFPGGRTNLYEHGIRSPLIISSPKSTDRHHETSAAMTSLLDIYPSVLDALQLPPPNATRISGKSLLPVLQAEPAPQEQDAVYGSQNYHEVTMTYPMRMVRNRRYKLIHNLNYWSDFPIDQDFYTSPTFQQILNATINKQALPWYRTLLQYYQRPEWELYDIKADALERVNLVDKSKYKDTLKQLRQQLFKWQVDTADPWRCAPHAVLQSQGVFKDAPVCLTLGHEALQRPKRKVLTQYEAYELI; the protein is encoded by the coding sequence atgtatgtCAATATATTATATccctcgttgctgttgttgctattgcttggCAGCGGCAATTGCGCTGCGGAGTCGCCACAAAATgtgttgctactgctggcaGACGATGCAGGCTTTGAAATGGGCGCTTATCTAAACAAATACTGCCAGACGCCCAATTTGGATGCACTGGCCAAGCAAGGTTTGCTATTCAACAACGCGTTTAGCTCGGTCAGCAGCTGTAGTCCAAGTCGCGCACAATTGCTGACGGGGCAAGCAAGTCATGCCAGTGGCATGTACGGCTTACATCAAGGCGTGCATAACTTCAATGTGCTGCCTGAGATAAATTCGCTGCCGAATGTGCTGCGTGAGCAGAGCAATGGACGCGTGCTGAGCGGCATTATAGGCAAGAAGCATGtgggcagcgctgccaactttCGCTTTGACTATGAGCAGACGGAGGAGCAGCATTCGATCAATCAGATTGGCCGCAATATAACCAACATTAAGCATTATGCGCGTGAGTTTTTGGCACAGGCCAAGCGTGAGCAGCGTCCGTTCTTCTTGCTGGTGGGTTTTCATGATCCGCATCGTTGTGGCCACATTACGCCGCAGTTTGGCGAGTTCTGCGAGCGCTGGGGCAGCGGCGAGCTGGGCATGGGAAGCATACCCGACTGGAAGCCAATATACTATGACTGGCGCAATCTGCAGGTGCCTGCTTGGCTGCCGGATACGGATATAGTGCGTCAGGAGCTGGCAGCGCAGTATATGACCATCTCCAGACTGGATCAGGGTGTTGGCCTGCTGCTGCGTGAGCTGCAGTCTGCTGGTCTGGCTGAGTCAACTTTGGTCATCTATACCTCAGACAATGGACCGCCGTTTCCTGGTGGACGCACCAATCTCTATGAGCATGGCATACGCTCGCCGCTCATCATAAGCTCACCCAAGTCCACAGATCGTCATCATGAGACTAGCGCCGCCATGACCAGCCTGTTGGATATTTATCCTAGTGTGCTGGATGCTTTacagctgccgccgcccaaTGCTACACGCATTAGTGGCAAGTCGCTGCTGCCTGTGCTGCAAGCAGAGCCCGCGCCGCAGGAACAGGATGCTGTCTATGGCAGTCAGAACTATCACGAAGTTACCATGACTTATCCTATGCGCATGGTGCGCAATCGTCGTTACAAGCTCATTCACAATCTCAACTACTGGAGCGACTTTCCCATTGATCAAGACTTTTATACCTCGCCCACGTTCCAGCAAATACTCAATGCCACTATCAATAAGCAAGCGCTGCCCTGGTATCGCACACTATTGCAGTATTATCAGCGACCCGAATGGGAGCTATACGACATCAAAGCCGATGCTCTGGAGCGTGTTAATCTTGTTGATAAGTCCAAGTACAAGGACACGTTGAAGCAGCTGCGCCAACAGCTCTTCAAATGGCAGGTGGATACAGCGGATCCTTGGCGTTGTGCGCCGCATGCTGTGCTGCAGTCCCAGGGTGTCTTCAAGGACGCACCTGTTTGTCTGACGCTCGGGCATGAAGCGCTGCAAAGGCCCAAGCGTAAGGTCCTCACGCAGTATGAAGCCTAtgagcttatttaa
- the LOC108603431 gene encoding ornithine decarboxylase 1 isoform X3: MLGYDMNFVDIGGGYHGGNNEFFKKIAKTISSSLDLYFGNEPIKCISEPGRYFVEAAFTLVCKITGKREMRNALGQLESIMYFINDGKYGSFIDTGRDFSNVMYFSENHLEQQKYKTTIWGPTCDSTDKIVDNLYLPRLHRGDLLAFPNMGAYTLCLASKFNGIPLPKVVYYQQQN, from the exons ATGCTGGGCTATGATATGAACTTTGTGGATATTGGAGGTGGTTATCATGGCGGTAACAATGAGTTTTTCAAAAAG ATAGCCAAAACAATCAGCAGCTCGCTTGATCTATACTTTGGCAACGAGCCCATCAAGTGCATATCCGAGCCGGGTCGTTATTTTGTTGAAGCTGCTTTTACACTCGTCTGCAAGATTACGGGCAAACGTGAAATGCGCAATGCTCTTGGACAGCTGGAGAgcattatgtattttataaatgatGGCAAATATGGTTCATTTATTGATACTGGCAGAGATTTTAGCAATGTCATGTATTTTTCG gAAAACCATTTGGAGCAGCAAAAGTACAAAACAACTATTTGGGGTCCAACATGTGATTCTACGGACAAG ATTGTTGATAACTTGTATCTGCCAAGACTACATCGTGGAGATCTGTTAGCCTTTCCGAATATGGGCGCCTATACGTTATGTCTGGCTTCAAAATTTAATGGCATACCATTGCCAAAAGTTGTTTACTATCAGCAGCAGAACTAG
- the LOC108603431 gene encoding ornithine decarboxylase 1 isoform X2: MQMVLEAGVTGDRIIFAHPCKPLSHLQYAQQHQINISTVDTEFELFKLKQHFPNSDDAKICGWPLGKKFGCEAQTDTAALILLARSLQLKIAGTSFHVGCECEDLEAFVRALSTARELYDVGKMLGYDMNFVDIGGGYHGGNNEFFKKIAKTISSSLDLYFGNEPIKCISEPGRYFVEAAFTLVCKITGKREMRNALGQLESIMYFINDGKYGSFIDTGRDFSNVMYFSENHLEQQKYKTTIWGPTCDSTDKIVDNLYLPRLHRGDLLAFPNMGAYTLCLASKFNGIPLPKVVYYQQQN; encoded by the exons ATGCAAATG GTGCTTGAAGCTGGCGTAACTGGTGATCGCATTATATTTGCACATCCTTGCAAGCCGCTGTCTCATTTACAATATGCTCAACAGCATCAGATTAATATCAGCACTGTTGATACCGAATTTGAATTATTCAAGCTAAAACAACATTTTCCAAATTCAGA CGATGCCAAAATTTGCGGCTGGCCATTGGGTAAAAAATTTGGCTGTGAAGCGCAGACGGATACTGCAGCCTTAATACTGCTGGCTAGAAGCCTTCAACTAAAG ATTGCAGGCACCAGTTTTCATGTTGGCTGTGAGTGCGAAGACTTGGAGGCCTTTGTACGCGCCTTGAGCACAGCTAGAGAGCTCTATGATGTTGGCAAAATGCTGGGCTATGATATGAACTTTGTGGATATTGGAGGTGGTTATCATGGCGGTAACAATGAGTTTTTCAAAAAG ATAGCCAAAACAATCAGCAGCTCGCTTGATCTATACTTTGGCAACGAGCCCATCAAGTGCATATCCGAGCCGGGTCGTTATTTTGTTGAAGCTGCTTTTACACTCGTCTGCAAGATTACGGGCAAACGTGAAATGCGCAATGCTCTTGGACAGCTGGAGAgcattatgtattttataaatgatGGCAAATATGGTTCATTTATTGATACTGGCAGAGATTTTAGCAATGTCATGTATTTTTCG gAAAACCATTTGGAGCAGCAAAAGTACAAAACAACTATTTGGGGTCCAACATGTGATTCTACGGACAAG ATTGTTGATAACTTGTATCTGCCAAGACTACATCGTGGAGATCTGTTAGCCTTTCCGAATATGGGCGCCTATACGTTATGTCTGGCTTCAAAATTTAATGGCATACCATTGCCAAAAGTTGTTTACTATCAGCAGCAGAACTAG